In one window of Agrobacterium larrymoorei DNA:
- a CDS encoding NUDIX hydrolase, whose translation MTEIEFHFVDNDPSFNKNIPPFLLSSEERTAIDSHWNSVNLDGRFFNGPVLAATNINTSPASPRLEVGLTDYAHYLYAASNPGSSTPCKNVYCAALIVTKDNRLVIGQMASRTAAPGKLQLVGGNVELSPSGEIDARECCIREISEEVGDSFASAIEMNVPFCIKTGGPSQSVGLFYLAHISLTATEAQNAFDLHQEATRQRGEEPELSQLHFVALKQPELDSVCVEHAGRMVDYLAPLLSNHLEQMARIPA comes from the coding sequence TTGACCGAAATCGAATTTCACTTCGTAGACAATGATCCATCGTTCAACAAAAACATCCCGCCATTTTTGCTTTCATCCGAAGAGCGCACAGCCATCGATTCACACTGGAATTCGGTCAATCTGGATGGACGCTTTTTCAACGGCCCGGTTCTTGCGGCCACAAATATCAACACTTCGCCCGCCTCACCCCGACTCGAAGTCGGCCTGACAGACTATGCTCATTATCTCTACGCGGCCTCGAACCCAGGCTCGTCCACGCCATGCAAGAACGTCTATTGCGCGGCCTTGATCGTCACCAAAGACAACCGGCTCGTCATCGGCCAGATGGCTTCCAGAACGGCAGCGCCGGGAAAGCTTCAACTCGTTGGAGGTAATGTCGAACTGTCGCCGAGTGGAGAAATCGACGCTCGGGAATGCTGTATTCGAGAAATCTCAGAAGAAGTAGGAGACAGCTTCGCCTCGGCAATCGAAATGAATGTGCCCTTTTGCATAAAGACAGGCGGCCCTTCTCAAAGTGTGGGCCTGTTTTATCTCGCTCATATTTCGCTAACGGCAACCGAAGCACAGAATGCCTTCGACCTTCATCAGGAGGCAACACGGCAGCGGGGTGAAGAGCCGGAACTATCGCAACTCCACTTCGTCGCGCTGAAGCAGCCAGAACTCGATTCCGTCTGCGTCGAGCACGCAGGAAGAATGGTCGATTATCTCGCGCCACTTCTTTCCAACCATCTCGAACAGATGGCTCGAATTCCTGCGTAA
- the recJ gene encoding single-stranded-DNA-specific exonuclease RecJ: MIETVDAVPRAFLGVERSATEQRWMSRLDQAGQNRALAMSQVHGIPELIARVLAGRNVGVDDALAFLDPTIRSLMPDPHTLTDCEKAALRIADAVEKQEKIAIFGDYDVDGAASSALMYRFLHHFGLQPEIYIPDRIFEGYGPNPAAMQQLAANGATLIITVDCGSTSHESLEAARDAGTDVVVIDHHQVGTELPPAVALVNPNREDDLSGQGHLCAAGVVFLVLVATLRVLKDRRNRQAFMLDLLTYLDIVALATVCDVVPLKGLNRAYVVKGLVAARHMNNAGLAALFKKAGLGGPVTPYHFGFLIGPRINAGGRIGDAALGSRLLTLDDTTQADVIAEKLDELNRERQAMEAAMLAEAEAEALFEYGDGSGAGVIVTARENWHPGIVGLLASRLKDRFRRPAFAIAFDSQGKGTGSGRSINGFDMGRMVRNAVEEGLLVKGGGHAMAAGLTVERANLGRLRAFFEEAAQKTVSQLVENSVLKIDGAIGASGATLALIDQLEQAGPYGSGHAQPIFAVPAHRLRDVRVVGTSHVKITLEALDGSRLDGIAFRAADAPLGQMLMNARGRQIHVAGTLGAEQWQGQKRVQLRVLDAAFAP, encoded by the coding sequence ATGATTGAAACGGTCGATGCTGTGCCGAGAGCATTCCTCGGCGTAGAACGATCGGCAACAGAACAGCGATGGATGTCACGGCTGGATCAGGCCGGGCAGAACCGTGCGCTTGCCATGTCTCAGGTCCACGGCATTCCAGAGCTCATTGCCCGTGTTCTGGCAGGCCGCAATGTCGGTGTAGATGATGCGCTGGCATTTCTGGATCCCACCATTCGCTCCCTTATGCCTGACCCGCATACCTTGACCGACTGCGAGAAGGCGGCTCTGCGCATTGCCGATGCTGTGGAAAAGCAGGAGAAGATCGCGATCTTCGGTGACTATGACGTCGATGGCGCGGCTTCCTCGGCGCTGATGTATCGCTTTCTCCACCACTTTGGCCTCCAGCCTGAAATCTACATTCCCGACCGCATTTTTGAAGGCTATGGCCCGAACCCCGCTGCCATGCAGCAGCTTGCCGCCAATGGCGCAACGCTGATTATTACCGTGGACTGCGGTTCCACCAGCCATGAATCGCTTGAAGCTGCGCGCGATGCCGGAACGGATGTCGTTGTCATCGACCATCACCAGGTGGGGACAGAGCTTCCGCCAGCGGTGGCGCTGGTCAATCCAAACCGGGAGGATGATCTTTCGGGGCAGGGACATCTCTGCGCGGCGGGCGTGGTGTTTCTGGTTCTGGTGGCGACGCTGCGCGTGCTGAAGGACCGCCGCAATCGACAGGCCTTCATGCTGGACCTGCTGACCTATCTCGACATCGTGGCGCTGGCGACGGTCTGCGACGTGGTGCCTCTGAAGGGTCTGAACCGCGCTTACGTGGTGAAGGGTCTCGTGGCCGCGCGCCACATGAACAATGCCGGACTTGCCGCACTCTTCAAGAAGGCGGGTCTCGGTGGTCCGGTCACGCCTTATCATTTCGGCTTCCTCATCGGCCCACGTATCAATGCGGGCGGGCGTATCGGAGATGCCGCGCTCGGCAGCCGCCTGCTGACGCTGGATGACACTACGCAGGCGGATGTCATTGCCGAGAAGCTGGACGAGTTGAACCGCGAGCGTCAGGCGATGGAAGCGGCCATGCTGGCAGAGGCTGAGGCGGAGGCGCTGTTCGAATATGGCGATGGTTCCGGTGCCGGTGTCATCGTGACGGCGCGGGAAAACTGGCATCCCGGCATCGTCGGTCTGCTTGCGTCCCGCCTGAAGGACCGTTTCCGGCGGCCCGCCTTCGCCATCGCCTTTGATTCTCAAGGCAAAGGCACCGGCTCCGGTCGCTCCATCAATGGCTTCGATATGGGCCGCATGGTGCGAAATGCCGTAGAGGAGGGTCTGCTGGTCAAGGGCGGCGGGCACGCCATGGCGGCTGGCCTGACGGTGGAGCGCGCCAATCTCGGCCGCCTTCGAGCCTTCTTTGAAGAGGCCGCACAGAAGACGGTATCCCAACTCGTTGAAAATAGCGTGTTGAAAATCGACGGCGCCATCGGTGCCTCCGGCGCCACGCTTGCGCTTATCGATCAACTTGAGCAGGCGGGCCCTTACGGCTCCGGCCACGCCCAGCCAATCTTTGCCGTGCCTGCTCACCGTCTGCGAGATGTGCGCGTTGTTGGCACATCGCACGTCAAGATTACGCTTGAAGCGCTGGATGGCTCCCGCCTTGACGGTATCGCCTTCCGCGCGGCAGACGCGCCGCTGGGGCAGATGCTGATGAACGCCCGAGGCCGCCAAATTCACGTCGCGGGTACGCTTGGCGCGGAACAATGGCAGGGCCAGAAGAGGGTGCAGCTACGCGTTCTGGACGCTGCTTTCGCGCCCTGA
- a CDS encoding YqaA family protein has protein sequence MSGEIGAYLGLFASAFLAATLIPAQSESVLVYLTVTGKYSVVLLVAFASLGNILGSIVNWYLGRGVEHYRNRRWFPLTPEKLEKAQGWYARYGRWSLLASWVPIIGDPLTVVAGVMREPLASFIAIVAIAKIGRYAVLALATIGLF, from the coding sequence GTGAGCGGAGAGATCGGCGCCTATCTCGGGCTCTTCGCCTCGGCATTTCTTGCCGCAACACTTATCCCCGCCCAGTCGGAATCCGTGCTCGTCTACCTGACGGTCACGGGCAAATACTCCGTCGTCCTGCTCGTCGCCTTCGCAAGCCTTGGAAATATTCTGGGCTCCATCGTCAACTGGTATCTTGGCAGGGGCGTCGAGCATTACCGCAACCGGCGCTGGTTTCCGCTTACGCCGGAGAAGCTGGAGAAGGCGCAAGGGTGGTACGCGCGCTATGGCCGCTGGTCGCTTCTGGCAAGCTGGGTGCCGATCATCGGCGATCCGCTGACGGTTGTCGCAGGTGTGATGCGTGAGCCGCTTGCCTCTTTCATTGCCATCGTCGCCATCGCCAAGATCGGGCGATATGCGGTGCTTGCCCTGGCGACTATCGGACTTTTTTAG
- a CDS encoding glycerate kinase type-2 family protein: MARRSANNVSGEEYVTVQSRAFLEELFHAAVKAAYPFEAIRSHLPEKPKGRTLVIGAGKAASQMAQAFERAWPHPFEGLVVARHGPIAECERIKVLQSAHPVPDGAGLAASAALMGAVQGLTADDLVIALISGGGSALLPAPPEGFSLADEIALNQALLASGAPISGMNVVRKHFSLIKGGRLAALAHPARVISLIVSDVPGDNPAFVASGPTVPDESDAEEALRIIRDYRISLPQNVVDFIAGEKAPASSDAALANNEVHVIASARVSLEAVAKLAREKGVEPLILSDCIEGEAKDIGRMHAALAKEFTGRASVAKPMVLLSGGETTVTIGSGAYGKGGRNSEFLLSAALDLQGTQRITALAADTDGIDGSENNAGAFCDGQTVARIRAAGGDARSYLAGHDAWSAFDLAGDLFVPGPTGTNVNDFRAFLLE; this comes from the coding sequence ATGGCGCGGAGGAGTGCCAACAATGTTTCCGGGGAGGAATATGTGACTGTTCAATCGCGCGCGTTTCTGGAGGAACTCTTTCACGCCGCCGTTAAAGCTGCATATCCGTTCGAGGCGATCCGGAGCCATCTTCCCGAAAAGCCCAAGGGGCGGACGCTGGTGATTGGTGCAGGCAAGGCCGCAAGCCAGATGGCGCAAGCATTCGAGCGCGCCTGGCCGCATCCTTTCGAAGGGTTGGTCGTGGCTCGCCACGGGCCGATTGCGGAATGCGAACGCATAAAGGTGTTACAGTCGGCACATCCTGTGCCGGATGGGGCAGGGCTTGCCGCTTCCGCCGCTCTGATGGGAGCCGTTCAGGGGCTGACGGCAGACGATCTGGTGATCGCGCTCATATCGGGCGGCGGCTCCGCACTGCTTCCCGCACCGCCCGAAGGCTTCTCGCTGGCCGATGAGATCGCGCTCAATCAGGCCCTGCTGGCCTCCGGCGCGCCGATTTCCGGCATGAATGTCGTGCGCAAGCATTTCTCGCTGATCAAAGGCGGCAGGCTGGCAGCACTTGCCCATCCGGCGCGGGTCATCAGCCTCATCGTTTCCGATGTGCCGGGCGATAACCCGGCTTTCGTCGCCTCCGGCCCGACTGTACCGGATGAGAGCGACGCGGAAGAAGCGCTGCGGATTATCCGCGACTATCGGATATCGCTTCCGCAAAATGTGGTCGATTTCATCGCCGGTGAAAAGGCTCCCGCGTCTTCTGATGCTGCCTTGGCCAATAACGAGGTCCATGTCATCGCCTCCGCCCGCGTCTCGCTGGAGGCTGTGGCAAAGCTTGCCCGAGAAAAAGGCGTCGAACCCTTAATTCTCTCCGACTGTATCGAGGGAGAGGCGAAGGATATCGGCAGAATGCATGCCGCTCTCGCGAAGGAGTTCACGGGCAGGGCGAGCGTGGCAAAGCCGATGGTCCTTCTTTCCGGTGGGGAAACGACGGTAACGATCGGGAGTGGAGCCTATGGCAAAGGTGGACGAAATTCGGAATTTCTGTTGTCCGCCGCGCTCGACTTGCAGGGCACACAGCGTATAACCGCGCTGGCGGCAGATACGGATGGCATCGATGGATCGGAAAACAATGCGGGCGCTTTTTGCGATGGGCAGACGGTGGCTCGCATTCGCGCTGCCGGTGGCGATGCGCGCTCCTATCTTGCCGGGCACGACGCATGGTCTGCTTTCGATCTGGCAGGAGATCTGTTCGTTCCCGGCCCGACCGGCACCAACGTCAATGACTTCCGTGCCTTTCTGCTTGAATAG
- a CDS encoding phospholipase D family protein encodes MVVAALVLFSRHQERAITKIASTALPTASDATPLDRHWADISRDRADECTALALVQSNIDAFALRVASARAAGRSLDLMYYMWNADLTGRLMMREVLAAADRGVRVRLLLDDLGVTMSDRIFHAIDSHPNIELRLFNPTKARENMFRRGIEVLLRFRSVNRRMHNKAWIADGRALIVGGRNIGDAYFGAAEIANFRDFDVLALGKAVADAEEIFDDYWNSAVAIPVRSLLARRPSKLTRLRRKLDILAAREAAGPYLAKVDSLHHDGQFLMSDELHWVETATVLADPPEKAAGKRRSGHNYLMENLLPVLEEAKQKLKITSPYFIPGQKGVEIFSRLSAGGVSVSVLTNSLAATDVAAVHAGYARYRKPLLMNGVRIHELRSLADQHKTFSLRGSGQASLHTKAFTRDSQLGFIGSLNFDPRSMSLNTEMGVLFNSPDMVAAMDEIFGQETAREMSFELTLNEKKRLRWTGLVKGKPRLYGKEPYASLSRRGIALIMGILPLESQL; translated from the coding sequence ATGGTCGTGGCTGCGCTCGTGCTGTTTTCGCGCCATCAGGAACGCGCAATCACGAAAATCGCCTCCACCGCCCTGCCCACCGCATCGGACGCCACACCGCTGGACCGCCATTGGGCCGATATCAGTCGGGACAGGGCAGATGAGTGCACGGCGCTCGCGCTGGTGCAATCCAACATTGATGCCTTTGCCCTGCGTGTCGCCTCGGCCAGAGCTGCGGGCCGCAGCCTCGACCTTATGTATTATATGTGGAATGCCGATCTGACGGGCCGCCTGATGATGCGGGAGGTGCTTGCAGCGGCGGATCGCGGCGTGCGCGTTCGCCTGCTGCTGGATGATCTCGGTGTCACCATGTCCGACAGGATTTTCCACGCCATCGACAGCCACCCCAATATCGAGCTTCGCCTGTTCAATCCCACCAAGGCGCGCGAGAATATGTTCCGGCGCGGCATCGAGGTGCTGCTGCGCTTTCGAAGCGTCAATCGTCGCATGCATAACAAGGCGTGGATTGCCGATGGCCGCGCGCTGATCGTCGGCGGTCGCAATATTGGCGATGCGTATTTCGGGGCGGCAGAGATTGCCAACTTCCGCGATTTCGATGTGCTGGCGCTTGGCAAGGCGGTGGCCGATGCCGAGGAAATTTTCGATGATTACTGGAACAGCGCCGTTGCCATTCCCGTGCGCTCACTGCTTGCCAGACGTCCGAGCAAGCTGACGAGGCTGAGACGCAAGCTCGATATTCTGGCCGCAAGAGAGGCCGCGGGTCCCTATCTGGCAAAGGTCGATAGCCTCCACCATGACGGGCAGTTCCTGATGTCCGATGAACTTCACTGGGTGGAGACAGCGACCGTTCTAGCCGATCCACCCGAAAAGGCCGCAGGCAAGCGCCGCAGCGGGCATAATTATCTTATGGAGAATCTGCTGCCTGTTTTGGAAGAGGCGAAGCAGAAGCTCAAAATTACATCCCCTTACTTCATTCCCGGGCAGAAGGGTGTCGAAATTTTCTCTCGCCTTTCCGCAGGTGGTGTCTCCGTCTCGGTTCTGACCAACTCGCTGGCCGCGACAGATGTTGCCGCTGTTCACGCGGGCTATGCGCGCTATCGCAAGCCTCTATTGATGAACGGCGTCAGAATACACGAGCTTCGTTCACTGGCAGATCAGCACAAAACGTTTTCGCTGCGAGGCTCCGGGCAAGCCAGCCTTCACACCAAGGCTTTCACCCGCGATAGCCAGCTCGGCTTCATCGGCTCCCTCAATTTCGATCCGCGCTCCATGTCGCTCAATACGGAGATGGGCGTGCTGTTCAATTCGCCGGACATGGTCGCGGCGATGGATGAGATTTTCGGGCAGGAAACCGCACGCGAAATGAGTTTCGAACTGACCCTGAACGAGAAAAAACGGCTTAGATGGACAGGTTTGGTCAAAGGCAAGCCGCGCCTTTACGGCAAGGAGCCATATGCAAGCCTGAGCAGACGGGGGATCGCCCTCATCATGGGCATCCTGCCCCTGGAATCCCAGCTTTGA
- a CDS encoding carboxymuconolactone decarboxylase family protein has product MTFIETPAPSVSRKTAEMYRKAEESYGYLPNMYRTFGHRPDVMESWSALLVSLRGNMEARRYELVTLAAARALKSSYCMLAHGTVLLQQGMSKEELTEIVADAPEAPLNEEERAIMFFATKVVRDATSVTQDDIDALKTFALTDAEIFDIAAAAAARCFYSKTLDAMGTQPDQVYVEKLGAPLADALALGRPIEEAE; this is encoded by the coding sequence ATGACATTCATAGAAACGCCCGCCCCTTCCGTCAGCCGCAAGACGGCGGAGATGTACCGCAAGGCGGAAGAGAGTTACGGCTATCTTCCCAACATGTATCGCACGTTCGGCCATCGGCCCGATGTGATGGAAAGCTGGAGCGCGCTTCTGGTCAGCCTGCGGGGAAACATGGAAGCGCGCCGATATGAGCTGGTGACGCTTGCAGCGGCGCGAGCGTTGAAATCTTCCTACTGCATGCTGGCGCATGGCACCGTGCTTCTGCAACAGGGAATGTCGAAGGAGGAGTTGACCGAGATCGTGGCGGATGCGCCCGAAGCGCCTTTGAACGAGGAAGAGCGCGCCATCATGTTCTTCGCAACGAAAGTGGTGCGCGATGCGACCTCCGTCACGCAGGACGATATCGACGCGTTGAAAACTTTTGCTCTGACGGATGCGGAAATATTCGATATCGCGGCAGCAGCCGCAGCTCGGTGCTTCTACTCCAAGACACTGGATGCCATGGGTACTCAGCCGGATCAGGTCTATGTGGAGAAGCTGGGTGCGCCGCTTGCGGACGCACTGGCTCTTGGCCGTCCTATTGAAGAGGCGGAATAG
- a CDS encoding response regulator: MNFLGITGMQYSGLPFDDTRILLAEDSNVFTQMIGARLKELLGLTVEVCRNFEELQECYEHSQDKVTLAISNINLPGAENGEALEYLIDLSIPTIVFTSTFHEDTREKLITKDIVDYILKDNVFAVDMLTESVCRFLTNHRHHVLIVDDSPTARALLSSRLKRYNFRVSLAESGAKALDILRNNPDIGLVVTDYNMPDIDGFELTRRIRTMRGSHELRIIGVSSSTNRLLSARFLKAGGNDFMLRPFIEEEFYCRVNQNLDTLVQIKSARQGGRKAAA, translated from the coding sequence ATGAATTTTCTTGGTATTACAGGCATGCAGTATTCCGGCCTGCCATTTGATGACACGCGTATTTTGCTGGCAGAAGATTCCAACGTTTTCACACAAATGATCGGCGCCAGGCTGAAAGAGTTGCTTGGCCTTACTGTCGAAGTTTGCCGCAATTTCGAAGAGCTTCAGGAATGCTATGAGCATTCGCAGGACAAGGTGACGCTCGCGATTTCCAACATCAACCTACCCGGTGCGGAAAATGGCGAAGCGCTGGAATATCTGATCGATCTTTCCATCCCGACCATCGTTTTCACCAGCACGTTCCATGAGGATACGCGCGAGAAGCTGATCACCAAGGACATTGTCGACTACATTTTGAAAGACAACGTCTTTGCCGTGGATATGCTGACGGAATCCGTCTGCCGCTTCCTCACCAACCATCGCCACCACGTTCTGATCGTGGACGACAGCCCCACCGCCCGCGCGCTGCTTTCCAGCCGCCTGAAGCGTTATAATTTCCGCGTCAGCCTTGCTGAAAGCGGTGCCAAGGCGCTTGATATTCTGCGCAACAACCCGGATATCGGCCTCGTCGTGACGGATTACAACATGCCGGATATTGACGGTTTCGAACTGACGCGCCGCATCCGCACCATGCGTGGCTCGCATGAGCTTCGCATCATCGGCGTCTCGTCGTCCACCAACCGGCTGCTCTCTGCGCGCTTCCTGAAGGCTGGCGGCAACGACTTCATGCTGCGCCCCTTCATCGAAGAAGAATTCTACTGCCGCGTGAACCAGAACCTGGATACGCTGGTACAGATCAAGTCCGCGCGCCAGGGCGGACGCAAGGCGGCGGCCTGA
- a CDS encoding response regulator, which yields MGQKKPFAKQVVLVVEDDPLLRMMAVDMVEDAGFDAIEAGGADEALEILEARTDVDVLFTDIDMPGSMDGVELAKCACRIDRPISIVLTSGNHVLESETLPPRSVFFPKPYDFNQVTAILKRFAA from the coding sequence ATGGGACAGAAGAAACCATTCGCCAAACAGGTCGTACTCGTAGTGGAAGATGATCCGCTGCTGCGCATGATGGCCGTTGACATGGTCGAGGATGCGGGTTTCGACGCCATCGAAGCAGGTGGCGCCGACGAAGCGTTGGAGATATTGGAGGCACGGACGGATGTGGACGTGCTTTTCACCGATATCGACATGCCCGGCAGCATGGACGGCGTAGAGTTGGCGAAGTGCGCCTGCCGCATCGACCGCCCGATCAGCATCGTCCTGACCTCTGGAAATCACGTTCTGGAAAGCGAAACGCTGCCACCCCGCAGTGTGTTTTTTCCCAAGCCCTACGACTTCAATCAGGTGACGGCAATCCTGAAGCGTTTCGCCGCGTAA
- a CDS encoding GAF domain-containing protein gives MVDITGDPQPEVSVLSAADIERLEALEELHIMDTAPEPVFDDIVSIASTVCKTPVSLISLVEQDRQWFKARTGFEPCETPIDQSVCQHSLYSTDILVIPDLTKDSRTYKNTLVTKDPFIRFYAGAPLVLSDGVIIGTLCVIDTVPRPEGLTCDQRSVLKALAGQVAAHLEVRRASSRKDELFRRQKQINAMIRESVKTALTAQEAGRIGTFELDIETGNIKVSAEFCRIFDVPQTGQYHARQFEQMLHPEDRGIQSTEDTRKSGTSVAVVEYRIITPSRGIRWICRHATFEHSADGKPRKLLGTVQDITAQRRSTERVKTLLELGDRLRDLTDVEEIAFTAAELMARALDATRAGFGVVDPAQETVLMQPEWRAPGVSSVAGKHHFRNYGSYIDDLKSGGSVVISDCMTDPRTRDSAEALLALGIRQLVNVPIFDQGKFALVVFVHHDGVFEWTDDDLAFVRSFGDRIQSAIGRLRAETEQNLLNREIGHRLKNAFAMVQALAKQTLRPVKERGPVLNFEQRLQALSSAHDILLVNNWASADVRAVLLRVVETLGMVERMDIRGEDISVNPKGALSLSLLLHELTTNAVKYGSLSSTQGRVVVSWSTEKQGDETVFRLLWREVDGPPVLQPETKGFGSRLISMGLLGTGGVAMRYLDQGLEVEMTAPLTQLQQVA, from the coding sequence TTGGTTGATATTACTGGCGATCCCCAGCCTGAAGTTTCCGTATTATCCGCAGCGGATATCGAACGTCTGGAAGCCCTCGAAGAACTGCATATCATGGATACCGCGCCCGAACCGGTATTCGACGATATTGTTTCCATCGCCAGCACGGTTTGCAAAACGCCGGTGTCCCTCATAAGCCTGGTGGAGCAGGATCGGCAGTGGTTCAAGGCGCGAACCGGGTTCGAGCCTTGCGAGACCCCGATCGATCAATCGGTATGCCAGCACTCGCTTTATTCGACCGATATTCTCGTCATTCCCGATCTGACCAAGGATTCCCGCACCTATAAGAACACGCTGGTAACGAAGGACCCGTTTATCCGGTTTTATGCAGGTGCGCCGCTGGTCCTGTCCGATGGTGTGATTATCGGCACGCTCTGCGTTATCGATACGGTGCCGCGCCCCGAGGGGCTGACTTGCGATCAGCGCTCGGTTTTAAAGGCACTTGCAGGGCAGGTTGCCGCGCATCTAGAAGTTCGCCGTGCGTCCAGCCGCAAGGACGAACTGTTCCGGCGTCAGAAACAGATCAACGCCATGATCCGGGAAAGCGTGAAGACGGCGCTGACGGCGCAGGAGGCCGGGCGCATCGGCACGTTCGAGCTCGATATCGAAACCGGCAACATCAAGGTATCCGCCGAGTTTTGCCGCATCTTCGATGTGCCGCAAACAGGGCAATATCATGCTCGTCAGTTCGAACAGATGCTCCACCCGGAAGATCGCGGTATCCAATCTACGGAAGATACTCGCAAGAGCGGTACTTCCGTTGCCGTTGTGGAATATCGCATCATCACGCCTTCACGCGGCATCCGTTGGATTTGCCGCCATGCCACCTTCGAGCACAGCGCGGATGGCAAGCCGCGCAAGCTGCTGGGGACGGTGCAGGACATCACCGCTCAGAGACGTTCGACGGAACGGGTAAAAACGCTTCTCGAACTTGGCGACAGACTGCGGGATTTGACCGACGTGGAGGAAATTGCCTTCACCGCTGCCGAATTGATGGCGCGCGCGCTCGATGCGACACGCGCAGGTTTTGGCGTTGTCGATCCTGCACAGGAAACGGTTTTGATGCAGCCGGAATGGCGCGCGCCGGGCGTAAGTTCGGTGGCGGGCAAACATCATTTCCGCAACTACGGCTCCTACATTGATGACCTGAAGAGTGGCGGCAGCGTCGTGATTTCCGACTGCATGACCGATCCGCGAACCCGCGATAGCGCCGAAGCGCTTCTGGCGCTGGGCATCAGGCAGCTGGTCAACGTCCCCATCTTCGACCAAGGCAAATTCGCGCTGGTGGTCTTTGTCCATCACGATGGCGTTTTCGAGTGGACGGATGACGATCTTGCCTTCGTGCGCAGCTTCGGCGACCGCATTCAGAGCGCCATTGGAAGATTGCGGGCCGAGACCGAGCAGAACCTGTTGAACCGCGAGATCGGCCACCGCCTGAAGAATGCTTTCGCCATGGTGCAGGCTCTGGCAAAGCAGACCCTGCGCCCGGTGAAAGAGAGAGGTCCGGTTCTCAACTTCGAGCAGAGATTGCAGGCGCTGAGTTCCGCGCATGACATTCTCTTGGTTAACAACTGGGCAAGCGCCGATGTTCGCGCCGTGCTTCTCAGAGTGGTCGAAACCCTGGGCATGGTCGAGCGGATGGACATCCGTGGCGAAGATATTTCGGTCAATCCGAAAGGTGCGCTCTCGCTTTCGCTGCTGCTTCATGAACTGACCACCAACGCCGTCAAATATGGCAGTTTGTCTTCCACGCAGGGCAGGGTCGTCGTTTCCTGGAGCACGGAAAAACAAGGTGATGAAACGGTTTTCCGACTACTCTGGAGAGAAGTGGATGGTCCGCCTGTCCTGCAACCTGAAACCAAGGGTTTTGGATCGCGTCTTATTTCCATGGGATTGCTAGGAACCGGCGGTGTGGCAATGCGTTACTTAGACCAAGGGTTGGAGGTGGAAATGACTGCACCACTGACTCAATTGCAACAGGTAGCGTGA
- a CDS encoding SDR family oxidoreductase, protein MSAEKVAVVTAGGSGMGAAVAKRFAEDGYKVAILSSSGKGEALAKELGGLGVTGSNQSNEDIQKLADLTLEKFGRIDVLVNSAGHGPRAPILDITDEQWHTGLDVYLMNVIRPTRIIAPTMVAQKSGVIINISTAWAFEPSDMFPTSAVFRAGLAAYTKIFADKYAADNVRMNNVLPGWIDSLPATEQRREMVPMQRYGKSEEIAATVAFLASEGAGYITGQNLRVDGGLTRSV, encoded by the coding sequence ATGTCGGCAGAAAAAGTAGCGGTGGTAACGGCGGGTGGCAGCGGCATGGGTGCGGCTGTCGCGAAACGTTTCGCGGAAGACGGTTACAAGGTTGCCATCCTGTCCTCTTCCGGCAAGGGCGAGGCCTTGGCGAAGGAGCTCGGCGGCCTCGGTGTCACCGGCTCCAATCAGTCCAACGAAGACATCCAGAAACTTGCCGATCTGACGCTGGAAAAGTTCGGTCGCATCGACGTTCTGGTCAATAGCGCCGGTCATGGACCCCGCGCGCCGATCCTCGATATTACCGATGAGCAGTGGCATACGGGCCTTGATGTTTACCTCATGAACGTCATCCGCCCGACACGCATCATCGCGCCAACCATGGTGGCGCAGAAGAGCGGTGTCATCATCAACATTTCGACCGCCTGGGCGTTCGAACCAAGCGACATGTTCCCGACATCTGCCGTATTCCGCGCAGGTCTCGCCGCCTATACCAAGATTTTCGCGGATAAATATGCCGCCGATAATGTGCGGATGAACAATGTTCTGCCGGGCTGGATAGACAGTCTGCCAGCCACCGAACAGCGGCGCGAAATGGTGCCCATGCAGCGTTATGGCAAAAGCGAAGAGATTGCAGCGACCGTTGCGTTTCTCGCATCCGAAGGCGCCGGCTACATCACCGGACAAAATCTGCGGGTCGATGGAGGGCTCACGCGCTCGGTGTAG